The following are from one region of the Longimicrobiales bacterium genome:
- a CDS encoding peptidylprolyl isomerase produces MARMRLPALIILLLAACADNPCGSAPPPADLPPDHVLLRPDAPELNQAPPDSFDVEMETTAGTVRVRVYREWAPLGAARFYNLTRQGFYDGSRFFRVLPGFVAQFGMNGTPAIDSTWLRQRLEDDPPRVPTAAGTLTYAMAGPGTRTTQLFFSYRANEMLDAQGFAPIGRVVDGMQVLFRLNGEYGEIPPEGTGPSFGCIASHGNHYLTRRYPDLDFIRTARVIVP; encoded by the coding sequence ATGGCGCGCATGCGACTGCCGGCCCTGATCATCCTGCTCCTGGCGGCGTGCGCCGACAACCCGTGCGGCAGCGCGCCGCCGCCAGCCGACCTCCCGCCCGACCACGTGCTGCTGCGGCCGGACGCGCCGGAGCTGAACCAGGCGCCCCCGGACTCGTTCGACGTCGAGATGGAAACGACGGCTGGTACCGTGCGCGTGCGGGTGTATCGCGAGTGGGCACCGCTCGGCGCGGCACGCTTCTACAACCTCACCCGCCAGGGATTCTATGACGGCTCCCGCTTCTTCCGCGTGCTGCCTGGCTTCGTCGCGCAGTTCGGGATGAACGGTACGCCCGCGATCGACAGCACTTGGCTCCGGCAGAGACTCGAGGACGACCCGCCACGCGTTCCGACCGCAGCGGGTACCCTGACGTACGCCATGGCCGGGCCGGGCACGCGCACCACACAGCTGTTCTTCAGCTATCGCGCGAACGAGATGCTCGACGCGCAGGGATTCGCCCCCATCGGTCGCGTCGTCGATGGCATGCAGGTGCTCTTCCGCCTCAACGGCGAGTACGGTGAGATTCCACCCGAGGGTACCGGCCCCTCCTTCGGCTGTATCGCCTCCCACGGAAATCATTACCTCACACGGCGTTACCCCGATCTCGATTTCATCCGGACCGCTCGCGTCATCGTCCCCTGA